From the genome of Excalfactoria chinensis isolate bCotChi1 chromosome 14, bCotChi1.hap2, whole genome shotgun sequence, one region includes:
- the NTHL1 gene encoding endonuclease III-like protein 1 has product MCAAAPGGGGRAARRLGAATAGSRVRSAALRYGKRTRRVPIAYEAETRSESPNPKWEPENWRQQLENIREMRRHRDAPVDEMGVDKCYDTSAPPQVMRYQVLLSLMLSSQTKDQVTSAAMLRLRQHGLTVDSILQMDDATLGQIIYPVGFWRNKVKYIKQTTAILKQDYGGDIPSTVEELVKLPGVGPKMAHLAMNIAWNSVSGIAVDTHVHRITNRLKWVKKETRYPEETRVALEDWLPRDLWREINWLLVGFGQQTCLPVNPRCKECLNQDICPSAKRF; this is encoded by the exons ATGTGCGCGGCTGCGCCTGGGGGCGGTGGGAGGGCGGCTCGGCGGCTCGGAGCTGCGACCGCAG GGAGCCGGGTTCGCAGTGCAGCCCTGAGGTACGGCAAGAGGACAAGGAGGGTCCCTATTGCCTATGAAGCTGAAACCAGGTCCGAATCCCCCAACCCCAAATGGGAGCCAGAGAACTGGCGGCAGCAGCTGGAGAACATCCGGGAGATGAGGAGGCACCGAGATGCTCCTGTGGATGAGATGGGAGTGGATAAATGCTACGACACCAGTGCACCACCGCAG GTTATGCGTTACCAAGTTCTGCTGTCTTTGATGCTCTCCAGCCAGACCAAGGACCAGGTGACATCAGCTGCCATGCTGCGCCTGAGGCAGCACGGCCTCACAGTCGACAGCATTTTGCAGATGGATGATGCAACACTTGGGCAAATCATTTATCCTGTTGGATTCTGGAGG AACAAGGTGAAGTACATAAAGCAAACGACAGCCATCCTGAAGCAGGATTATGGGGGTGACATACCAAGCACTGTGGAGGAGCTGGTGAAGTTGCCAGGAGTTGGGCCTAAAATGGCCCATTTGGCCATGAACATTGCCTGGAACAGCGTGTCTGGGATAG CTGTGGACACCCATGTGCACAGGATCACAAACAGGCTGAAGTGGGTGAAGAAGGAGACCAGATACCCCGAGGAAACTCGGGTAGCACTGGAGGACTGGCTGCCCAG gGATCTGTGGAGGGAGATAAACTGGCTCTTGGTGGGCTTTGGACAGCAGACCTGCCTGCCTGTGAATCCTCGCTGCAAAGAATGCCTCAATCAAGACATTTGCCCCTCTGCTAAGAGATTCTGA